A window of the Salarias fasciatus chromosome 7, fSalaFa1.1, whole genome shotgun sequence genome harbors these coding sequences:
- the chmp1a gene encoding charged multivesicular body protein 1a: MEDTLFQLKFTSKQLERLAKKADKEADKERAKVKKALQQKNVECARVYAENAIRKKNEGLNWLRMASRVDAVASKVQTAVTMKQVTKNMGQVTKALDKALNSMDLQKVSAVMDKFETQVQNLDVHTSVMEDSMSSAMTLTTPQEQVDDLIHQIAEESGLEVMDQLSQLPAGATSVGAESARSQDKEDQLSRRLAELRN, translated from the exons atggagg ACACACTCTTCCAGCTAAAG TTCACCTCCAAACAGCTGGAGAGGCTGGCCAAGAAGGCAGACAAGGAGGCGGATAAAGAGCGAGCCAAAGTGAAGAAG gCGCTGCAGCAGAAGAACGTGGAGTGCGCTCGCGTCTACGCCGAGAACGCCATCAGGAAAAAGAATGAGGGTCTGAACTGGCTGCGCATGGCGTCCCGGGTCGACGCCGTGGCCTCCAAAGTGCAGACGGCCGTCACCATGAAGCAG gtCACCAAGAACATGGGCCAGGTGACCAAGGCTCTGGACAAGGCGCTCAACTCCATGGACCTGCAGAAGGTCTCTGCTGTCATGGACAAGTTCGAAACACAAGTCCAGAATCTGGACGTCCACACCTCA gtgATGGAGGATTCCATGAGCTCGGCCATGACGCTGACCACGCCTCAGGAGCAGGTGGATGACCTGATCCACCAGATCGCCGAGGAGAGCGGGCTGGAGGTGATGGACCAGCTGAGCCAGCTGCCGGCCGGAGCCACCTCGGTGGGGGCGGAGAGCGCCCGGTCCCAGGACAAGGAGGACCAGCTCAGCCGACG